A genomic region of Leptotrichia hofstadii contains the following coding sequences:
- a CDS encoding alpha amylase N-terminal ig-like domain-containing protein produces MGYKIIIYKDNKFYKEENLKQNWENFIYKWGNIEPGSYFFEIKNEETDAISGVTYSHTAPFAKRFEAVVDEDLPPKSITGFQKGIDIYVEYYPSKKTISFTKMKFYRMNLDIADFGLEKADKVEIAGNFNNWKPDTEPIYHFEGTNYEVILASPEGVYEYKYLIDGKWYPENENKKLIVGENGALFPQGDLGTGKFVYEAIDKNTNLKAIVHNYDSLQYFNKLSDNEYEFKIRTQMNDVERAYISVVLHEEDNYEMIYELERYQDKTNGFDYFERIINFGKEAKKLLYYFILEDNGSRAYFNGKTLSYSKPKRLVVNTTSKDIQLFDVPNWAKEAIWYNIFPDRFYNGNHYNDPIFNEFGPEAFKPNRLHEQNFIEDYKWEKSNNVISQFDRNRWTSDFREQVIWEKLGEREIDYSLKYARMYGGDLQGIKEKIPYMKELGINAVWLNPVFFSYQNHKYGANDFRHISPDFGTIKTSGKTHGVEINKNNKYGNKSYVDVLGNKASTSSELKLLEVNLNGKNRGKNGYGETEDPSTWIWTESDLIMVDLIKEFHKNGIRVIFDGVFNHSSSEHWTFNMVLADGENSKYKDWYKFTDFGQHVPITDEMSDEQAYETLIANRKRTIYNAWGGFDSLPEFNSFNQEYKEYIFNITRKWMYGPDGKESENWMEDDGIDGWRLDVPNCLENQNFWNEWREVVKGSKKDSYITAELWGNAAGDINGGNKFDTVMNYEWLKTVIGFFINQSREGGVRYKLKAQDFFNELREKRTWYPYQALQASQNLNGSHDTDRLYSRIVNDVLGRNLEEGKQLEKGYNGIRPDLASNYHPNTTIDWRNSQIKPKDILKLISVFQMTYIGAPMLFYGDEVGMWGATDPYCRKPMLWKEYLYDDEKNPSHINQNEVYQQKVDSDLFEWYKKLIRIRLENKTLVYGKFREIMADNEKDLIVYERVIEDNSIIVVINNSFNDWENVEFETHYQDERFIDLVTEGRTFRTSSNGKIKLNIKAKEGMILRKVRIDGDYE; encoded by the coding sequence ATGGGTTATAAAATTATAATTTATAAGGATAATAAATTTTATAAAGAAGAGAACTTGAAACAAAATTGGGAAAATTTTATATATAAATGGGGAAATATCGAACCAGGAAGCTATTTTTTTGAAATAAAAAATGAGGAAACAGATGCTATAAGTGGTGTAACTTATAGTCACACAGCTCCATTTGCAAAAAGATTTGAGGCTGTGGTGGATGAAGACTTGCCACCAAAGTCAATAACTGGATTTCAAAAGGGAATAGATATTTATGTAGAGTATTATCCTTCTAAAAAGACGATTTCATTCACAAAAATGAAATTTTACAGAATGAACTTGGATATTGCTGATTTTGGATTGGAAAAGGCTGATAAAGTTGAAATTGCAGGGAACTTTAATAACTGGAAGCCTGATACTGAGCCTATTTATCATTTTGAAGGAACAAATTATGAAGTAATATTGGCTTCACCTGAGGGAGTTTATGAATATAAATATTTGATTGACGGGAAATGGTATCCTGAAAATGAAAATAAAAAATTGATAGTTGGAGAAAATGGAGCGTTGTTTCCACAAGGAGATTTGGGAACTGGAAAATTTGTATATGAAGCCATTGACAAAAATACAAATTTGAAGGCTATCGTACATAATTATGACAGCTTGCAATATTTTAACAAACTTTCAGATAATGAATACGAGTTTAAAATAAGAACTCAGATGAATGATGTAGAACGTGCCTATATTAGTGTTGTTTTACATGAAGAAGATAATTATGAAATGATTTATGAGCTTGAAAGGTATCAGGATAAGACAAACGGATTTGATTATTTTGAAAGAATAATTAATTTTGGTAAAGAGGCAAAAAAACTTTTGTATTATTTTATTCTTGAAGATAACGGCTCAAGAGCCTATTTTAACGGAAAAACATTGAGTTACAGCAAGCCCAAAAGATTAGTTGTAAATACAACTTCTAAGGATATACAGCTATTTGACGTTCCAAACTGGGCAAAAGAGGCAATCTGGTATAATATTTTCCCAGACAGATTTTACAATGGAAATCACTATAATGACCCTATTTTTAATGAATTTGGACCTGAAGCTTTTAAGCCTAACAGACTTCATGAGCAGAACTTTATCGAAGATTATAAATGGGAAAAAAGCAATAATGTGATTAGCCAATTTGACAGAAATCGTTGGACTTCTGATTTTAGGGAACAGGTAATTTGGGAAAAACTGGGAGAGCGTGAAATTGACTACAGCTTAAAATATGCCAGAATGTATGGTGGAGATTTACAAGGAATAAAAGAAAAAATACCGTACATGAAGGAATTGGGAATTAATGCAGTGTGGCTAAATCCAGTATTTTTCTCATACCAAAATCATAAATACGGAGCAAACGACTTTAGACATATTTCGCCAGACTTTGGGACAATAAAGACAAGTGGAAAAACTCATGGCGTGGAAATTAATAAAAATAATAAATATGGAAATAAATCCTATGTGGATGTGCTTGGAAACAAGGCTTCAACAAGCAGTGAGCTAAAACTTCTGGAAGTAAATCTGAATGGTAAAAACCGTGGGAAAAATGGCTATGGAGAAACAGAAGATCCATCAACATGGATCTGGACAGAATCAGACTTGATAATGGTTGATTTGATAAAGGAATTTCATAAAAATGGTATTCGTGTGATATTTGACGGAGTTTTCAATCATAGCAGCAGTGAGCATTGGACATTTAATATGGTGCTTGCTGATGGGGAAAATTCTAAATATAAGGACTGGTATAAATTTACGGATTTTGGACAGCACGTTCCAATAACGGATGAAATGAGTGATGAACAGGCATACGAAACTCTTATTGCAAATAGAAAAAGAACTATCTACAATGCTTGGGGAGGATTTGACTCGCTTCCTGAATTTAACTCGTTTAATCAGGAATATAAGGAATATATTTTTAATATTACAAGAAAATGGATGTATGGGCCTGATGGAAAAGAAAGTGAAAACTGGATGGAAGATGATGGAATTGATGGATGGCGTCTTGATGTTCCAAACTGTCTTGAAAATCAGAATTTCTGGAATGAATGGCGTGAGGTCGTAAAGGGCAGCAAGAAAGATTCATACATAACTGCTGAACTTTGGGGAAATGCGGCAGGCGATATTAACGGTGGAAATAAATTTGACACTGTGATGAACTACGAATGGTTAAAAACAGTTATTGGATTTTTTATTAATCAAAGCCGTGAAGGTGGCGTAAGATATAAATTGAAGGCACAGGACTTTTTCAACGAGCTTCGGGAAAAAAGAACTTGGTATCCATATCAGGCATTGCAGGCAAGCCAGAACTTAAACGGCTCGCATGATACAGACAGGCTTTATTCTAGAATTGTAAATGATGTGCTTGGAAGAAATCTGGAGGAAGGAAAACAGCTGGAAAAAGGTTATAACGGAATTCGTCCGGATTTAGCTTCAAATTATCATCCAAACACAACAATAGACTGGCGAAACAGCCAAATTAAACCAAAAGACATATTAAAATTAATCTCAGTATTCCAAATGACATACATTGGAGCACCAATGCTATTTTACGGTGATGAAGTAGGAATGTGGGGAGCAACGGATCCATATTGCCGAAAACCGATGTTATGGAAGGAATATTTGTATGATGATGAAAAAAATCCATCACACATTAACCAAAATGAAGTTTACCAGCAAAAAGTTGACAGTGATTTGTTTGAATGGTATAAAAAATTAATCAGAATAAGACTAGAAAATAAAACGCTTGTCTATGGTAAATTTAGAGAAATTATGGCAGATAATGAAAAAGATTTAATTGTTTATGAAAGAGTGATTGAAGATAATTCCATAATAGTTGTTATAAATAATTCTTTTAATGATTGGGAAAATGTGGAATTTGAAACGCATTATCAAGATGAAAGGTTTATAGATCTGGTAACAGAAGGAAGAACATTCAGAACAAGTTCTAACGGAAAAATCAAACTAAATATAAAAGCAAAAGAAGGAATGATTTTGCGAAAAGTTAGAATAGATGGAGATTATGAGTAA
- a CDS encoding DUF1819 family protein, translated as MGKREYSAGIVSKGFWFLEFKKFLEFLKDGKNENEIRKMQEEENIFSVPSKDYGKRIFSEINKRIKVLSGEIKELFFESDTGTQKIINLLSIMVTDKLFFEYVYNSYRNELLLGTKEYNPGVVMKFLKEKAEQNEEVAKFSEKTLKRMQGTYGNYLKEAGLLEEKNKEILYGKVYLDYELEKLLRENNMEIYIKALKGEV; from the coding sequence ATGGGAAAAAGAGAATACAGTGCTGGAATTGTAAGTAAAGGATTCTGGTTTTTAGAATTTAAAAAATTTTTAGAGTTTTTGAAAGATGGGAAAAATGAGAATGAGATAAGAAAAATGCAGGAAGAAGAAAATATTTTTTCTGTACCTTCTAAAGATTATGGTAAAAGAATTTTTAGTGAAATTAATAAAAGAATAAAAGTACTTTCTGGGGAAATAAAGGAACTATTTTTTGAAAGTGATACAGGAACCCAAAAAATAATAAATCTTTTATCTATAATGGTAACTGATAAATTATTTTTTGAATATGTATACAATTCGTACAGAAATGAGCTGTTGCTTGGGACAAAAGAATATAATCCAGGTGTTGTTATGAAGTTTCTGAAGGAAAAAGCAGAGCAAAATGAAGAGGTAGCAAAGTTTAGTGAAAAAACACTGAAAAGAATGCAAGGAACATATGGAAATTATTTAAAAGAAGCAGGTTTACTTGAGGAAAAAAACAAAGAGATATTATATGGTAAAGTTTATTTAGATTATGAACTGGAAAAATTATTAAGGGAAAATAATATGGAAATATATATAAAAGCATTAAAAGGAGAAGTGTAA
- a CDS encoding DUF1788 domain-containing protein: MTKTEKNLGKIESEIGKTSFLNGKGLGNEVSYYVFDYDPKDEILVREYIDKLVKKDKEFGDGYKLKVYDVYDLMIDLLESEGYLEDCFEMEKNDGMNYLVESVNDLLRMSDNNDYFTEYIEENTPEKAIVFLTGVGKIFPFVRSHKILNNLHQSFNKAPVVMFYPGKYDGQSLELFGEFKDDNYYRAFPLIK; the protein is encoded by the coding sequence ATGACAAAAACAGAAAAAAATTTAGGAAAAATAGAAAGTGAAATAGGAAAGACTTCTTTTTTAAATGGCAAAGGACTTGGGAATGAAGTTTCATATTATGTTTTTGATTATGATCCTAAAGATGAAATTCTTGTAAGGGAATATATTGATAAGTTGGTAAAAAAGGATAAGGAATTTGGTGATGGATATAAACTGAAAGTTTATGATGTGTATGACTTGATGATTGACTTGCTTGAATCTGAAGGATATCTGGAAGATTGCTTTGAGATGGAAAAAAATGATGGAATGAATTATCTTGTAGAGTCTGTAAATGATTTACTTAGAATGAGCGATAACAATGACTACTTTACAGAATATATAGAAGAAAATACACCTGAAAAAGCTATTGTTTTTTTAACGGGAGTTGGAAAAATATTTCCGTTTGTGCGTTCACATAAAATATTGAATAATCTGCATCAAAGCTTTAATAAAGCTCCAGTAGTAATGTTTTATCCAGGAAAATATGATGGACAGTCATTGGAATTATTTGGAGAATTTAAAGATGATAATTATTACAGGGCTTTTCCGCTCATAAAGTAA
- the brxC gene encoding BREX system P-loop protein BrxC, which produces MKIREMFKKPIDRNIEGVIKTGQEGKENKKQELEEYVVTNELQKHFRDFFSAYSKGIDGSTEDIGVWISGFFGSGKSHLLKILSYLFSNEEIDGKRAIDYFVEDNKIKDEMVIADMKRACQISTDSILFNIDSKSESTGNKGKDDILKVFLKAFNEMQGFSPNPYVADLERELVSAGKYEEFKEKFEEISRKNWEERRNNFNFETSKVKKALAEIEFMTEEEANNWIESSKKDYSISIEDFAKMIDKYIKKKGNNHHVIFFVDEVGQYIGENTDLMLNLQTVTEDLGVYCKGKAWVVVTSQQAIDSITKVKGNDFSKIQGRFKTRISLTSTDVSEVIKKRILEKNEYAEKELSLVYAEKESVIKNLVIFDDGIEKKIYSDVKDFQEVYPFIPYQFQILSYVLTSIREHSSSGKHLSEGERSMLAMFKEGAEKYKENETGILVSFDKFYDGLQSFLDHSHSVIITGAMKNSYINPENEENCFNVNVLKVLFMIKYVKEIKGTLENITTLMVEDINEDRIVLKEKIKEALDVLIKQTLVQKSGDVYIFLTNEEQEVEKMIDKIDVDMNEILRKISEKIFDKFYSEKKYQSPKFKDYTFSFNQKVDDNARGKDTYDIGINIVTPNSDYSGNESSLLMKSTQENSVFIDLGENSFYINEIEMDIKIEKFLKSGEADDLPQGSIIKEKKSTERKEHIERSERMLEEALRDAKYYVGGNNLSLNAKDYKTKITEALGKLVNKVYNKLDYITKSMGESDIREIFEDREDTLITAERKKDNVNAIQEVVNHIKLKKEKGLKINIKEVKDYFSKAPFGWNDKDIEWIVVRAFKDGEIELKRNGNSLNLLNETSENIIESIVKKDSGERVYLEIKEKIDNKSIRAMKNVADELFGKNIDSEDTDKMVKDFKELTREKLVEIEELERNYKNKNYPGKDVLENRERLLKRILALKDTREIFDEVLGHEDDYCDYVEAMEPIDKFFAGEQKNIWDESVKLYEKYADSKNYFSDVEIEQTVRDINKILNDKKPYNEIKDLNELNKKFTENYNQILSERRNPILDKIKEIKEITLERLYTENEELKEKFTKKVEESFSEILRNAEKSENIREIETFDKEASNLKSKLLDEFEKQEEEIRANLKIDDAVEKSPAIPIRIKKPKIIGIAKINKDRVWKIQSKEDIESYLEKLRKKLEKELEDSEIVEVEF; this is translated from the coding sequence ATGAAAATAAGAGAGATGTTTAAGAAACCTATTGATAGAAATATAGAAGGGGTAATAAAAACAGGACAGGAAGGGAAAGAAAATAAAAAGCAGGAACTGGAAGAATATGTAGTAACAAATGAATTACAGAAACATTTTAGGGATTTTTTTTCAGCATATAGTAAAGGGATTGATGGAAGTACGGAAGATATAGGTGTCTGGATAAGTGGTTTCTTTGGAAGTGGGAAATCACATTTGCTGAAAATACTATCTTATTTATTTTCAAATGAAGAGATTGATGGGAAAAGAGCGATAGATTATTTTGTAGAAGATAATAAAATAAAGGATGAAATGGTTATTGCAGATATGAAAAGAGCTTGTCAAATCTCGACTGATTCTATTTTATTTAATATTGATTCTAAAAGTGAAAGTACTGGAAATAAAGGAAAAGATGATATTCTGAAAGTATTTTTGAAAGCATTTAATGAAATGCAGGGATTCTCACCAAATCCATATGTGGCAGATTTAGAGAGGGAATTGGTTTCAGCTGGAAAATATGAGGAGTTTAAAGAAAAATTTGAAGAAATTTCCAGAAAAAACTGGGAAGAAAGAAGAAATAATTTTAACTTTGAAACTTCCAAAGTTAAAAAAGCCTTGGCAGAAATAGAATTTATGACAGAAGAGGAAGCAAATAACTGGATTGAATCTTCTAAAAAGGACTATTCCATTTCGATAGAAGATTTTGCAAAAATGATTGATAAATATATTAAGAAAAAAGGAAATAATCATCATGTAATATTTTTTGTAGATGAAGTTGGACAGTATATAGGAGAAAATACTGATTTAATGCTGAATCTGCAAACTGTAACAGAAGATTTAGGAGTATATTGTAAAGGAAAAGCATGGGTAGTTGTAACTTCTCAACAAGCGATAGATTCTATTACAAAAGTAAAAGGAAATGATTTTTCTAAAATACAGGGTAGATTTAAAACTAGAATCAGCCTAACTTCTACAGATGTATCAGAAGTTATAAAAAAGAGAATTTTAGAAAAAAATGAATACGCAGAAAAAGAACTGTCTTTAGTTTATGCGGAAAAGGAATCGGTAATAAAAAATCTTGTTATATTTGATGATGGAATTGAAAAGAAGATTTATTCAGATGTAAAAGATTTTCAGGAAGTGTATCCTTTTATTCCGTATCAGTTTCAGATACTTTCGTATGTTTTAACTTCTATTCGTGAACATAGTTCAAGTGGAAAACATTTATCTGAAGGAGAGCGTTCGATGCTTGCAATGTTTAAAGAAGGAGCAGAAAAATATAAAGAAAATGAAACAGGAATACTTGTTTCCTTTGATAAATTTTATGATGGACTCCAAAGTTTTCTGGATCACTCACATTCAGTGATTATAACAGGAGCTATGAAAAATAGCTATATTAATCCTGAAAATGAAGAAAATTGCTTTAATGTGAATGTACTTAAAGTTCTTTTTATGATTAAGTATGTTAAGGAAATAAAGGGAACACTGGAAAATATTACTACATTAATGGTTGAAGATATAAATGAAGATAGAATAGTGTTAAAGGAAAAGATTAAGGAAGCACTAGATGTACTTATAAAACAGACACTTGTACAAAAATCTGGAGATGTATATATATTCCTGACAAATGAAGAGCAGGAAGTAGAGAAAATGATTGATAAAATTGATGTGGATATGAATGAAATATTGAGAAAAATTTCCGAAAAAATATTTGATAAATTCTATTCAGAGAAAAAATATCAGTCACCTAAATTTAAAGATTATACTTTCTCCTTTAATCAGAAAGTTGATGACAATGCAAGAGGTAAAGATACATATGATATAGGTATAAATATAGTTACTCCAAATTCTGATTACAGTGGAAATGAAAGTTCCCTATTAATGAAAAGTACACAGGAAAATTCAGTATTTATTGATTTAGGAGAAAATAGTTTTTATATAAATGAAATAGAGATGGATATAAAAATAGAGAAATTCTTAAAATCAGGAGAGGCTGATGATTTACCACAAGGAAGTATTATAAAGGAAAAAAAGAGTACAGAGCGTAAGGAACATATAGAACGTTCAGAACGGATGCTGGAAGAGGCTCTTAGAGATGCAAAATATTATGTGGGAGGAAATAACCTTTCTCTTAATGCAAAGGACTATAAAACTAAGATAACTGAAGCATTAGGAAAATTAGTGAACAAAGTATATAACAAACTGGACTATATTACAAAATCTATGGGAGAAAGTGATATAAGGGAAATTTTTGAAGATAGGGAAGATACCTTGATTACTGCTGAAAGAAAAAAAGATAACGTAAATGCAATACAGGAAGTTGTAAATCATATAAAACTTAAAAAGGAAAAAGGACTGAAGATAAACATAAAGGAAGTAAAGGATTATTTTTCAAAAGCTCCATTTGGATGGAATGATAAAGATATTGAATGGATAGTTGTAAGAGCATTTAAAGATGGAGAAATAGAGCTTAAAAGAAATGGAAACAGTTTAAACCTATTAAATGAAACTTCTGAAAATATTATAGAAAGTATTGTAAAAAAAGACAGTGGAGAAAGAGTTTATCTTGAAATAAAGGAAAAGATAGATAACAAAAGTATAAGAGCAATGAAAAATGTTGCAGATGAGCTGTTTGGAAAAAATATTGATTCAGAAGATACAGATAAAATGGTGAAGGATTTTAAAGAGCTGACAAGGGAAAAACTTGTTGAAATAGAAGAGTTGGAAAGAAACTATAAGAATAAAAATTATCCAGGCAAGGATGTATTGGAAAATAGAGAAAGACTTTTAAAAAGAATACTCGCATTGAAAGATACAAGAGAAATATTTGATGAAGTTTTAGGACATGAAGATGACTACTGTGATTATGTTGAAGCTATGGAGCCTATAGATAAGTTTTTTGCTGGAGAACAGAAAAATATATGGGATGAGTCTGTTAAACTATATGAAAAATATGCTGATTCTAAAAATTATTTTTCAGATGTAGAAATTGAGCAAACTGTAAGAGATATAAATAAAATATTGAATGATAAAAAACCATATAATGAAATTAAGGATTTGAATGAGCTAAATAAAAAATTTACTGAAAATTATAATCAGATTTTATCTGAAAGAAGAAATCCCATTTTAGATAAAATAAAAGAAATAAAAGAAATAACGTTGGAAAGACTGTATACGGAAAATGAAGAATTAAAAGAAAAGTTTACTAAAAAAGTTGAAGAAAGCTTTTCTGAAATTTTGAGAAATGCTGAAAAGTCAGAAAATATAAGGGAAATAGAAACTTTTGACAAAGAAGCTTCAAATTTGAAAAGTAAACTTCTTGATGAATTTGAAAAACAGGAAGAGGAAATAAGAGCAAACTTAAAAATAGATGATGCAGTAGAAAAGAGTCCAGCAATTCCAATAAGAATAAAGAAGCCAAAAATAATAGGAATCGCTAAAATAAATAAAGATAGAGTATGGAAAATACAAAGCAAAGAAGATATAGAAAGTTATCTTGAAAAATTGAGAAAAAAACTGGAAAAAGAACTGGAAGACAGTGAAATTGTGGAAGTGGAATTTTAA
- a CDS encoding Shedu anti-phage system protein SduA domain-containing protein, producing the protein MKKGKIMTWDIEEVERNLKKAFDENSEQKLLDLLKKNTFLFYELVERKYTMQPIFHEVEFGNKYRCDFLWLSDRSDYPQWVLVEIEKPQGTLFNQNKSVSNYLKKGIEQVDNWRRYFAEYPSEKERIFKAKNLKFRYILIIGNKEEWEKTEFSKNWRAYNDKKIEIRTMDVFKRAIENFKKNPKEFFCFEENPITKNSKELEEYIEKNSFTRFLG; encoded by the coding sequence ATGAAGAAAGGTAAAATTATGACTTGGGATATAGAGGAAGTAGAAAGAAATTTAAAAAAAGCTTTTGATGAAAATTCAGAACAAAAACTATTAGATTTATTAAAAAAGAATACATTTTTATTTTATGAATTAGTTGAAAGAAAATATACAATGCAACCAATATTTCATGAAGTAGAATTTGGTAATAAATATAGATGTGATTTTTTATGGCTTTCTGATAGAAGTGACTATCCACAATGGGTATTAGTTGAGATAGAAAAACCTCAAGGAACCTTATTTAATCAAAATAAAAGTGTTTCTAATTATTTAAAAAAAGGAATAGAACAAGTAGATAACTGGAGAAGATATTTTGCTGAGTATCCTAGTGAAAAAGAGAGAATATTTAAAGCAAAAAATTTAAAATTTAGATATATATTAATAATAGGAAATAAAGAAGAATGGGAAAAAACCGAATTTTCAAAAAATTGGCGTGCATATAATGACAAAAAGATAGAAATAAGAACGATGGATGTATTTAAAAGAGCAATTGAAAATTTCAAAAAAAATCCAAAAGAATTTTTTTGTTTTGAAGAAAATCCTATTACAAAAAATTCAAAAGAATTAGAGGAGTATATAGAAAAGAATAGTTTTACTAGATTTTTAGGATAA